Proteins found in one Pontibacter sp. SGAir0037 genomic segment:
- a CDS encoding STAS domain-containing protein produces the protein MERIPILKMGPFLLVTIQVDLYDRLALNLENDLITMVSKTGARGVLIDISAVSIVDSFMGRILGNIASMSRIMDAETVVVGMQPAVAITLVELGLTLQGVYTALNVEKGMELLYTKIDLDTFSAKEDEEEGDADDSTE, from the coding sequence ATGGAAAGGATACCTATTCTAAAGATGGGCCCCTTCCTGCTAGTCACCATACAGGTTGATCTTTACGACAGGCTTGCCCTGAACCTGGAAAACGACCTGATAACAATGGTGAGCAAAACGGGTGCAAGGGGAGTGCTGATAGATATTTCTGCTGTAAGCATTGTGGATTCATTTATGGGCCGCATTTTGGGCAATATTGCCTCGATGTCTCGTATTATGGATGCAGAGACTGTTGTTGTAGGAATGCAGCCTGCTGTAGCCATTACACTGGTAGAACTGGGCCTGACGCTACAGGGGGTATATACCGCCCTTAACGTAGAAAAAGGAATGGAGCTATTGTATACTAAAATCGACCTCGATACCTTCTCCGCAAAAGAAGACGAAGAAGAAGGAGACGCGGATGATAGTACTGAGTAA
- a CDS encoding STAS domain-containing protein, with product MDNIIDILLRNKDNILEKWISNQLNDATLRDDLMSNDELQEQSEELLNGLLRAISKGNFEDIYTSDFEQVTDILSDLSVTRARQGFSPRETGLYVLGLKQALSDVLEAELKDQPVVLYTEIMRIHKLLDQLSIITFETFIKGREEVILRQTDEISEISTPVIRVWDGILALPIIGTLDSARTQIVMENLLQEIVNTGSSIAILDISGVPAVDSLVAQHLIKTVSATRLMGAECIISGIRAEIAQTIVHLGIDLSNIKTKASLASALQLAFSMLNLEVKRGSDRSNKFKIIG from the coding sequence ATGGATAACATAATAGATATTTTACTACGAAACAAGGACAATATCCTTGAAAAATGGATAAGCAACCAGCTGAACGATGCTACTCTTCGAGACGACCTTATGTCGAATGATGAGCTGCAGGAACAGTCTGAAGAGCTGCTAAACGGCCTGCTTCGTGCCATCAGTAAAGGAAATTTTGAGGATATCTATACTTCCGATTTCGAACAGGTAACTGATATTCTGAGCGACTTGTCTGTTACCCGTGCCCGACAAGGTTTTAGTCCGCGTGAGACTGGCTTATATGTGCTTGGTCTGAAGCAGGCATTGAGCGATGTGCTGGAAGCTGAATTAAAAGACCAGCCAGTAGTGCTCTATACAGAGATAATGCGTATCCACAAGCTACTGGATCAATTAAGCATTATTACATTTGAAACGTTTATCAAAGGCCGCGAAGAAGTTATTCTTCGCCAGACAGATGAAATAAGCGAAATATCGACGCCGGTTATACGGGTGTGGGATGGTATACTGGCCCTGCCTATTATCGGCACCCTTGATAGTGCCCGCACACAGATTGTGATGGAGAACCTCCTTCAGGAAATTGTGAACACCGGCAGCAGCATCGCTATCCTGGATATTTCCGGTGTGCCGGCCGTTGACTCTCTGGTTGCGCAGCATTTAATCAAAACTGTAAGTGCTACCCGCCTGATGGGTGCTGAATGTATCATTAGCGGTATTCGAGCTGAAATTGCGCAGACCATTGTGCATTTAGGTATAGACCTATCCAATATCAAAACAAAAGCCTCCCTGGCCAGCGCACTGCAGCTTGCTTTCAGTATGCTAAACCTGGAAGTAAAGCGCGGAAGCGACAGATCAAATAAATTTAAAATAATCGGATAA